ACCCATCACGTCACTCAGCCAACACGCGAGCCACGGTCACCGCGACTCCCACCACCAGGGCCGCCACCCCAGCATCCAACTCGAAACCTCTCTCCGACACTATAACGCGCCGATGCCATCCACTCCATCCTCCAACAACCCACAGCAAAGCACGGGCAGGCGGGGGCGAAGTCGGGCAGCATCGCCGCGATGGCTGCATAGCGAGCAGGCACCAGGCCACGTGTGAGGAGTCCTGAAGGTCCATGTAACTAAAGAAATACGTAAAATAGGGTTTTTCGTTCCGTACCATTAGAAACAAATAAAAGAGGGTCTCGTTGAAAATCTCTGAAATCAATTTAAAACATGTTGGGAACCTAACATATCATAAAAATAACATATAATAAACACCAAGTTCATGGACACATTTAAATGTATCAGTAGAGGATTGACGTTGTCAGGCATCATGGTTGCGGCGACGACATGTGTGACAAGGTTAATGCCTTGACCCCTCTCCCGAAGATGAGTCTATAAAGATGGCGTCAACGACTCCTTGAGTGCGAGCAACGGTGCATGCTGAGGGTCAGCTGGACCGGTTTGTTCTCCCAGCTCGTCATTGGGCGGTTTGGTGAGGCCTCTGGTTTTAAGATGAAGTGCATGAATTTCTGTGTAACGTTTTTCGAATAATGAATAAACTAGGTTGTGTGCATGATTTTGTTCAATCTCCATTTCGGAAGAAATAAAGTTTAAGGTTTGAGTTCTCATTCCATTAGGGTAAAATAACAATGGAATTTCTGAGTACCCATTAGTAGACATGTGAGGTTTCAAGTCTCTTGCTAAAAAAAATCCTACATTTTCAAAACGAAACAGCTCGTGGATCACAGTGTCTGCCACTTCAGAGATAATTTTGCCTGCATTATTTCGCCCTAGCAACTTACAGGCCATCTGTTTATCCATTTCGGTGCTACACATGCGGCACTCCAGTGTCTCGTCCACACGCCCCCACAGGTTCCACTCTTCTACCTGAAGAAGAGAGACTCAACGTCTTTCGGTACTGCCTGATGGGTAATGTCGAATCCAATCCATGGAAGGAATGTGCACTCACTCGCTCGCCATGTACCCAGCGTAGTGGTGTCGCTTCAAAGTCTGAAGAAAGACAGGTCGAGCTACATACATCATGGCAGCCGGCTCTGCAAAAGCCAAGAAAAGAAAAGGCTTGGTCCACTCCGACCAAAGCAAGCATGGTGAAAAGATGGAGCGGGGTACTCTAGCCCGTGATCAGATTCACACAAGCTTGGTGATGAGTCCAAAGTCCAAGCCGTTGTTTGTGAGCTCAATGCTGATCAATGGTGGTGAGTACTGACGCCTTATCCTTTTGGGCGTTTCCTGCAACCAAGACAGTGCATCTACGTACTGCCCCGATGGACCACGCTTGAACTGTACCTCTACTTACTCAGTTACTGCCCTTGATTAGAGTGTAGCAAAGTggtactggatctaagcttagagCAGGGCCAGTACTGGATTGGGGATGATTACACTGACCAACACAGTATCAATGGGGAGCATTTTGCTCGAAAGATGGAACACAAGAAAGCAGATTTTGAGAAGAGACGATGCACCATCATATTCTTCAGGGACGAATTTGTACAGAAGACACCCCCACATAACAAGATAAACTACACGGCAGATAACCAGCACGACCCAAAGTTCAAGCAGATAGAGAGAGCTAAATCGACGACATAGTGAAACGAAGTAAACCACCCCGCAGGTGCATCCGATCCATGGAACTCATGGATCCATCCTAATTAAGAAACCAACCGGCGACGCGAGAGATGATCAGCGGCCAGCGCACTCTGGCGGCTGGACTGGGAACCGGTCGGTGTCGACGCAGTAGTCGTAGACGAGGTGGTGCGCGCGCGCCCAGACGAGCTGGTGCGTCTGGTGCACGGAGAGCTCCTGCATGTCCTTCTCCTTCCACCAGTACctgccctccttgccccactgggTGCCCGTGCACCGCGCCACCTCGCCGGCGTCGGAGTCGGCGGCGTCGGGCGCCCAGGCGCAGCCCTCGACGCTGACGTCCCGGAAGGTGGCGACGAAGGGCGCGTGGGACCAGTCCGTCTTGACGAGGCCGCCACGGGTGGCCCAGTCGTCCGCGTTCCAGATGGAGCTGTACACCGCCATGGGCTGCGGCGACGGGAAGGCGATGTCGGGGGTGGTGGTGGAGttggggtggcggtggtggtggccctTGGTGGCGGTCTTGTTCTCGTAGACGCGGATGGGTGTGTCGTCTACGAGGAAGACGACCTGGCTGGGGTTCCAGAGCACGGAGTATGTGTGGAAGTCGGCGGTGGGGTCGAACCAGAGGTCGATGCGCTGCTCCCGGTTGCCGACGCCGTCGATGTAGAGGTTGGTCTGCACCAGGTAGGGCTCGCCGGTTACGTTGCCCAGGAACTCGAAGTCGAACTCGTTGTGATTGTCCCCGGCCGAAGATAGCTGCAGTTGCGCATTCATGGATGagtcaaattagatttcagtcggAGGTTGAAGATGCAAACACTACAAGTACAAGCTTGTGGTAAATCAGTTAGGGTAAGTCCAATTTCATTCAGGGTGATTTGTTAAAAAGTTGATGCTGCTTTTAAGAAGAAAGTTGTCCTGTTACTGTGCTTATTCACGTGCTGTGTTTGTTTGTAAATTGGTTCTTGGCAGCTTCCCCTGAAGCTGATAGACATTTCAGGCAGGCCCCTCACTGAAGCTGAACCTGGCAGACATTTCAAGCATGTTCCCAGCATTGGAATTACCACGGGTGTCATCCATCCCCGTTATAGTATTTGACAGATTATTAATCCTAAAATGGAATTACCATTGCAACATGCAACTAGTAGAATGAAGCATTTGAGGTAGCAGATGTAAACGGCAAAGTTGAGCAAGGAGCAAGGAGCAACGAGCAAGGAGCAATGCAAAGCCTGCACTCACTCACATAGAAAGCAGTGACGACGCCGGCGGAGTCCCCAGGCACGAGCTTCAGATCGGCGGTGGCCTTGCCATACAGGAACCTGTTCTTGGACGCGAAGCCCCCGCCTGTTGAACCCAAATGCAGCAACAAGGAGGCGTCAGCAAACGAAGAACTGCCTTTCTGAACAAATGTTGCCTGAAACGAGCACGGACGGGGCTGAATGTTACCTGAGGAGCTGTCGAGGCGGAGCTTGAGGAGGTCGCCGTCGTACAGGACGTGGTCGTTGGCCCAGCTCGGCTGCACCACGCCGTCGAActtgctcgccgccgccgccacggtgCAAACCACCGCAGCCACGACCGCCGCGGCGAAAACGCCGGTCTTCCACGCCGCCATTGTAGGTGGCTCACTCGCAATGCTCTCCTCTGCTCTGTGGTGGCGACTTGGCTGTGTGAACCGAGCTTGATCGACTAGGCCGGGGCCTGGCCGCGTAATATATAGCCGGGGAACTTGGCTTGCCGGGGAAGAGTAGCACGTGAcacgagggcgccacgtcggaaGCGGAGGTAGCCGTTGGGCGACGTGGCCCCACCGTGGCAGTAGGGCCAGTAGCTCCGTGATGATGATTTCTTTGGCAACTTTCGCGGCATTGGGGCCATTGCCGCTCTCTCGCTCGCTCGTTCTAGCTGCGGCCCAACAGTGCACGCATCATTCATTCCCGTCAGTCAGTACGATCCTCCTGCTAGCTGGCTACAGCTGGGCGTACGTGACACGGTAAAGAGCAAAGCGTGAAAGGTGGTGGTAGAAAAGTAAAGTAAACATCAGTGTGTGTATGTACCGTACCGTCTAGAGTACAGCAGCTGCGTATCAATGTGTCAATGTGAGCGCTCCGGATTCTCTAACTTGCTATAGACAAGTTAGAGATGAACAGTACATCTAACTTGTGCTTATTTTCAATCATTGGATTTAGATCTGATGGTTCACAATAAGCACTACAGTAGCAGTAAACAGTAACGTGAACAGGAGATGTTACAGTACCACGTCGCTACAGTGTTACGTGTACAGTGTTTCGGGGTGATCTGGGCTCTTCAGTTTTGATCGGACGGCTCCAGGAGCAAGTCAGAGAACTGTAGCTGGGTGACTTGCTACTAGCAAGTTAGACAAGCCGCGCCGCAatgtgagggcatctccagcggcgcgacccaaacggacgctgagcgaccgtttgcgtccgctttgaccgaaaatgcgtctggcaccctctccagcggcgtgacgcaaagtgaccgggccgtccgcggagacgtaaacctggcccaaatatgcgtcaggtttgcgtctcggtggacactgcgcggacgcgcaaagtgtccgctcgcgtctccaccgggcccgcctggcagcgagtctgcaCCGAGGGCACCGCTTCGGCGGTCAGTGCTttcgcgtctgcgccgcagccttcgccatcaatggcgcgactgcctgttctgcacgcgcactggcgggcggcggctgggcttctgcgccgccttcaatggcatcgtatcccgcgcgcggATGCCCTTAAAAGTCCACCAGCCGCGTCGCTCCTTCGCCCACACCTCCACTTGCACCACCACCTCtgcagcgccatggggaagaagaatgacttcgaggcctccggcagcggcagcaagaagaTCCCGCTCCCCGTCACGGTGGGGAGGCTTATGTACGGCAAATGGATGCCGTGCGACGCTGGTCGGCGTGCGGtactggcggctggcggctcagctaccgcggggtgcccatccctccagtacatgcgcgcgagcctgatcggaccgcggagatccggcgcagaaggcggtatctgccggcggacctccgcgccgatccggcgtacgccatcgactcggagCTTTGGCGTACGTACCTGTCCACGGAGACGGACATGAGACGAAGggctggcttcatgggcgacagggattatcccttcggtcctgcaccgccggctcgtcgtcagcaggcgccgacgcgttGTCAGCACGCGTCGACGCGACGTCAGCAGACGCAGCACAATAACGCCGACGaccgcgaggacgacgacgaccaaGCCTACGCCGCGTTCAACGAtgacgactacatcgaggcgttcgcgtaccatagcgaggaggtgaaggacgacagcgatgactacgtcgctgtcgtcttccacgaatggcagcaggccatggcggagggccggaacttcgagttcccggagaacatgacggacgacaagatggcgaaggtcgccgtcctcgtcttcgagtacgacgcgcctgtgcagccgcctctgccccgctacgccaccgccgTCATGCCGCTGGGCCTATCGGCGGATGAAGCACTTCGACAGGCGCTCCTGGAGTCGTCGGCGCCTCCtctaccgccgccaccgccgccacagccttatccctgggcgcctcctccaccgtcgCCACAGCCTTATGTCTGGGCGCCTCAACCGCCaccacagccgcagccctgggcgcctccaccgccgccacagccacagcctcctcaacctcgagcaccgGCGGCGCGCCCGacgtacgctcccccggatggctactggccgtgggtcataccggagctcatcgtgctcgacagcgacgaggagcagcacagCGACGATGAGCAGCAGTAGGCGTTTAGGTTTTTTTATATTTTaagtatgtaaattatgtttcatgttAAAAAAAATGATTCATCCTAAAAAATACGTTGTACCGTTGGAGGCACCCCTACGCAAACGGACGCGTGATCAATTTCGACCAAAAGGACCATGCAAACGGACGCGCacggacgctaaaatgcgtcgcgcacGTCGAGTAAAGAAGCGACCTGATTTTGGGCAAAGTACGTACGTGCGTACAGCTGCGGCCCCTGCTTGCACAGCACGGCTTGATGGAGAAGCTAGCCAGAGGCAGAGGAGAATATCTAGTGCTACAATAGGATTGTGTGCTACATGATTCCAGGGCGATGTGAACCGTCGATTTGGATTTAAAGGTCGGGATGAAATATAAGTCCAGATCGTCCTCCCACCTCGTACATTTGCGATTTTGACCCCAGAAGAACGCCTCCTTGAAAAATCGTCCGTCGTCTTCTTCCCAATGACACTTAAATCGCACCTCTCCCCAACTCTCCAGAGTAGGTTCCACGAGTTTGAGATGGAGCAGCGGCCGCCACCATCGACATGTGATGGGCATTCTGTTCCTCCTAGGGTGCTGCCGCCTGGACCTGCCGGTCATCTTGTTGTACGGAGTACGCCACTGCTGTTTTGGTCCGATCTGGATCGGCCGTCGTTGTGTTTCAATCTGAACTGGCCGCCACCGTCTTTGAGATAGACCGGAGCCAGCACTTCCTTCTTGTTTTATTTCCTCCGTTGGAGAAAGTGTGGTAACGAACAGAATTGTTTTGGTTGATTGATTTCTTTTTACCTTTCAAGCTTTGATGGCGTGCCTTTTTTTTTTGTCTTCTCCTCAGCTATGCGTTGTTCTTCCAAAAGGCTTATGGTCCTAGTCACTTGAACTAGAAATTTACAGTAGTGCTCAGACTATGGTTTTAAGTTTTAACAATTTCCGATATGAACATCCGTGAAACGGACATGGCCTAAAAGGAATCTGATGTTTTGTAGAGTGAATGCAAGAGAGAGATTAGAAAGGGACCCCCCTGCAAACAATATGAAAAATAACAAGGCCTTTTTTGCTCATGTGCCACGCGGTGGGAGCAGTGTTGGAGTGTGTTCAAATCTTCTCCCTTGAATCTGAATCGATGGTTCAGATCACCCTGGAATCATGTAGCACACAAACATATGGGAGCACTAGATATCTTCTCGGGAGGCACTGCTCTCTGGCGGTACCGTGAGTGATGGGCAACACTGCAATCAAGTGAGGGGTGTTCAAACAAACATTGCGGCTGTGCTTCGGTACACCACTCCCAAGCACATTTCAATTCAAAGATCGTTTGATACCCCTTCGCCCTTTCTCTTTCCCTTCGACAGCCCACAATAAAAGACGACATCATTGGCGAGAAGCCATCCAAGAGCAGTGCCTAGAGTCGACCTtcaagcaggaggaggagatcccCACCCCATTTGGCCGCCCGATCTAGGCGATGATGAAgcccttagagcatgtctaacatgcCCTTTACTTTTCTGCCCCGTATAACGCTCGAATTTCGCCTCGTATAAAAAAAATGGTCGATCAGACACCGCTCCGTCTATCAGAACCCGTATTTGACCCCGTATATTTGTAAATTTAAACCGCGGGAAACTTTCATTCATAGTTCGTCGATCATACATAGAAATCGACGTACCTACATACATACAAAATGCGCGATCGGATCGCGACTTCTAGTCGGAGAGGTCGATGATGAACCCAtcagcctccgcctccgcctgcgcctgcgccgcccgcgcctccgcctccttcacggcggcgatggccgccgccctttcttcctcctccgccttgtTCTTCTCGGCGGCGTCCTTGAGGGAGTCTTGAATCGCCTTCAAGAAGGCGGGGTCCTtgtcctcgtcttcctcctcctcgccggcgagcggggcacctccgccgctggtgctcccgATGGTCGCCCTCCACGCCTCGCTCACCCGGCGTTGGCGCTCCCACTCGGCGAGCCACGCCGAGAACTTcgggccgctcatcggcttgagcggcagGTCCTCGTGGTACCAGCGGCCGCCCCGCGTGAAGTCGCGGAGCTTCTCCGGCACGAACTCCCCGCCGTCGTACTTGCAGGCCGCGCGGCGGCTGCCGGCGGCGGATCTTTTGCAAAAAAGCCGCCAAGCATCCTCCacgttgtccggcgagcgggatcgcttcgatccgctcgccggcgaggcggtactacggcggcgggagtccataggtggcggcgggtggaatgcggcgcggggtAGCGattaattgctcgccggagcaggaggaggaggcggcggcgcacggcggagctagggttgcgaccctcactcgcacctgcgcccagtATAAATAGTGGGCGGaggggccgatttcctgggccccgtattccgccgaaacggggcggcccgaatacggggcctgctagacggcccaaaccgcgcctgccccgtatGTCGCCGGAATTTTACAGGGTAGGCGGGttataaggggcctgttagacatgctcttaggttGGCCATCACATAGTTCAAGCTGGAGGG
This region of Lolium perenne isolate Kyuss_39 chromosome 2, Kyuss_2.0, whole genome shotgun sequence genomic DNA includes:
- the LOC127336101 gene encoding xyloglucan endotransglucosylase protein 6-like isoform X2 yields the protein MAAWKTGVFAAAVVAAVVCTVAAAASKFDGVVQPSWANDHVLYDGDLLKLRLDSSSGGGFASKNRFLYGKATADLKLVPGDSAGVVTAFYLSSAGDNHNEFDFEFLGNVTGEPYLVQTNLYIDGVGNREQRIDLWFDPTADFHTYSVLWNPSQVVFLVDDTPIRVYENKTATKGHHHRHPNSTTTPDIAFPSPQPMAVYSSIWNADDWATRGGLVKTDWSHAPFVATFRDVSVEGCAWAPDAADSDAGEVARCTGTQWGKEGRYWWKEKDMQELSVHQTHQLVWARAHHLVYDYCVDTDRFPVQPPECAGR
- the LOC127336101 gene encoding uncharacterized protein isoform X1, giving the protein MAAWKTGVFAAAVVAAVVCTVAAAASKFDGVVQPSWANDHVLYDGDLLKLRLDSSSGGGFASKNRFLYGKATADLKLVPGDSAGVVTAFYVTIFGRGQSQRVRLRVPGQRNRRALPGADQPLHRRRRQPGAAHRPLVRPHRRLPHILRALEPQPGRLPRRRHTHPRLREQDRHQGPPPPPPQLHHHPRHRLPVAAAHGGVQLHLERGRLGHPWRPRQDGLVPRALRRHLPGRQRRGLRLGARRRRLRRRRGGAVHGHPVGQGGQVLVEGEGHAGALRAPDAPARLGARAPPRLRLLRRHRPVPSPAARVRWPLIISRVAGWFLN